A stretch of the Nitratireductor thuwali genome encodes the following:
- a CDS encoding lytic murein transglycosylase, producing the protein MMGKIVLALAAILLAVIAARAASIEEQYRGWLARDLWPAAQARGISQTTFNQALGATSPNLKLPDLVLPGQSASSQRQQHQAEFRAPSAYFQHVGGVVSGGRSRAQRLASVLTAIEQRFGVPRGIVLAIWGRESGFGRADIPHDAFEVLATKAFLSTRKDMFREEVLAALEMAEKHGIDPRAMRSSWAGAMGQPQFLPSSYLKYAVDGDGDGRADIWNSEADTLASIANYLAQHGWVRGRDWGFEVVVPQEISCALEGPDQGRRIADWAAMGIRRVGGKAFPAHELSGEGYLMMPAGRYGPAFIVTPNFYRLKDYNESDLYALFVGHAGDRIMYGDISFQAEWHAVSGIGRSGIAAMQRALEGMGYDVGGADGLAGFKTRRSIGNWQERQGKIATCFPDAELARQLR; encoded by the coding sequence ATGATGGGAAAGATCGTGCTGGCGCTGGCCGCCATTCTCCTCGCCGTCATTGCCGCGCGCGCGGCCTCGATAGAGGAGCAGTATCGCGGCTGGCTGGCACGCGACCTGTGGCCGGCCGCCCAGGCGCGCGGCATCTCCCAGACGACCTTCAACCAAGCGCTCGGCGCGACCTCTCCCAATCTCAAGCTGCCCGACCTCGTCCTGCCGGGCCAGAGCGCATCTTCGCAACGCCAGCAGCATCAGGCCGAATTCCGGGCGCCGTCGGCCTATTTCCAACATGTGGGCGGCGTTGTCTCCGGCGGGCGCAGCCGCGCACAACGGCTGGCATCGGTACTGACGGCCATCGAGCAGCGCTTCGGCGTGCCGCGCGGCATCGTCCTTGCGATCTGGGGGCGGGAGTCCGGCTTCGGTCGCGCCGATATCCCCCACGACGCGTTCGAGGTCCTGGCGACGAAGGCCTTCCTGTCGACCCGCAAGGACATGTTCCGCGAGGAAGTGCTGGCCGCGCTCGAGATGGCGGAAAAGCACGGAATCGATCCACGCGCCATGCGCTCCTCCTGGGCCGGAGCAATGGGCCAGCCGCAGTTCCTGCCCAGCTCCTACCTGAAATACGCCGTGGACGGCGATGGCGACGGGCGCGCCGACATCTGGAACTCGGAAGCCGACACCCTGGCCTCCATCGCCAACTACCTTGCCCAGCACGGCTGGGTGCGCGGGCGCGACTGGGGTTTCGAGGTCGTCGTTCCGCAAGAGATCTCCTGTGCGCTGGAAGGCCCCGATCAGGGCCGCCGTATCGCAGACTGGGCCGCCATGGGTATCAGACGTGTGGGCGGAAAGGCTTTTCCAGCCCACGAGTTGAGCGGCGAGGGCTATCTGATGATGCCGGCCGGCCGCTATGGCCCAGCCTTCATCGTCACGCCCAATTTCTACCGGCTCAAGGATTACAATGAGAGCGATCTCTACGCCCTCTTTGTCGGCCATGCCGGCGACCGGATCATGTATGGCGACATTTCCTTCCAAGCGGAGTGGCACGCGGTCAGCGGCATCGGCCGGTCGGGGATTGCCGCCATGCAGCGGGCGCTGGAGGGAATGGGATACGATGTCGGCGGCGCCGATGGGCTGGCCGGCTTCAAGACACGGCGTTCAATAGGGAATTGGCAAGAAAGACAAGGCAAGATCGCCACCTGCTTCCCCGATGCGGAACTGGCACGCCAGCTCCGCTAG
- the recR gene encoding recombination mediator RecR — protein sequence MSKSIAGPEIERLIQLLAKVPGLGPRSARRAALHLIKKKEQLFEPLTAAMAEAVEKVRVCSVCGNVDTIDPCTICIDPRRDAATLIVVEDVADLWALERAAAMNVRYHVLGGTLSPLDGIGPDDLNISGLVSRVAEGGISEIILAVNATVEGQTTAHYITDQMADMGVKVTRLAHGVPVGGELDYLDEGTLAAALKSRTAFD from the coding sequence ATGTCCAAATCCATCGCCGGCCCCGAGATTGAGCGACTGATACAGCTTCTGGCAAAGGTGCCGGGGCTGGGGCCGCGCTCGGCCCGGCGGGCGGCGCTGCATCTCATCAAGAAGAAGGAGCAGCTCTTCGAGCCGCTGACCGCCGCCATGGCCGAAGCGGTGGAGAAGGTCCGGGTGTGCTCCGTCTGCGGCAATGTCGACACGATCGATCCCTGCACCATCTGCATCGACCCGCGCCGCGATGCCGCCACCTTGATCGTGGTCGAGGACGTGGCGGATTTGTGGGCGCTGGAGCGGGCGGCGGCGATGAATGTCCGCTACCACGTTTTGGGCGGCACGCTTTCGCCGCTGGACGGCATAGGCCCTGACGATCTCAACATTTCCGGCCTGGTGAGCCGCGTGGCCGAGGGCGGCATTTCCGAGATCATCCTCGCCGTCAACGCCACCGTCGAAGGCCAGACCACGGCCCATTACATCACCGATCAGATGGCCGATATGGGCGTCAAGGTCACCCGGCTTGCGCATGGCGTGCCTGTCGGGGGAGAACTGGATTATCTCGACGAAGGCACGCTTGCCGCCGCATTGAAATCACGCACCGCTTTCGACTGA
- a CDS encoding YbaB/EbfC family nucleoid-associated protein — protein sequence MRDLMGLMGKAKEMQAKFQAMQEEMAQMEVTGQAVGGAVKVTLTGKFEMKKLEIDPSLFKEDDVEILEDLILAAHNDAKTKVEAAMQEKSQEMTAGLPIPPGMKLPF from the coding sequence ATGCGCGACCTGATGGGTCTTATGGGCAAGGCGAAGGAAATGCAGGCCAAGTTTCAGGCCATGCAGGAAGAGATGGCCCAGATGGAGGTCACCGGACAGGCCGTCGGCGGAGCCGTGAAGGTGACGCTGACCGGCAAATTCGAGATGAAGAAGCTGGAGATCGACCCGTCACTCTTCAAGGAAGACGACGTGGAAATCCTGGAAGACCTCATCCTGGCCGCCCACAACGACGCCAAGACGAAGGTCGAGGCGGCCATGCAGGAAAAATCCCAGGAGATGACGGCCGGCCTGCCCATCCCGCCGGGAATGAAGCTGCCGTTCTAA
- a CDS encoding DNA polymerase III subunit gamma/tau, whose amino-acid sequence MDDAGQTDKGKAGAYRVLARKYRPRDFSALIGQEPMVRTLTNAFATGRIAQAWMLTGVRGVGKTTTARILARALNYKTPEIDQPTIALEAPGEHCEAIMEGRHVDVVEMDAASHTGIDDIRDIIEQVRYAPVSARYKVYIIDEVHMLSNQAFNGLLKTLEEPPPHVKFIFATTEIRKVPITVLSRCQRFDLRRVDAGVLTAHLREIATREGVTVEDAALAMIARAAEGSVRDSLSILDQAIAHSAAQVTAQTVRDMLGLADRARVIDLFEHLMKGDVAAALGEFRAQYDAGADPATVLTDLAEFNHLVTRLKFVEQAAGDASLNEDERTRGAAFAGQLSVRVLSRAWQMLIKGIQEVQHSNRPVAAAEMVLIRIAHAAHLPTLDEALKSLESGAAPRPVPQPHGNGGGVPATHGGNGGAHAIATGRVSASGGGQTMRLVQAEAVAPPAEPGPTPVAEPAIEEVPLGSLADIADLADARRDMAFKVQFKNCVRLVQIEPGRLAVNLTEDAPKTLLNDLTTRLMEWTGRRWVVSLSREGGSPTLAETEQGKRESAIADAKADPAVAAILKKFPGARILDIRIPDAVAVDDELPVAPETDDDDNEI is encoded by the coding sequence ATGGATGACGCCGGACAGACGGACAAGGGCAAGGCCGGCGCCTATCGCGTTCTGGCGCGCAAATACCGCCCGCGCGATTTTTCCGCCCTCATCGGCCAGGAGCCGATGGTTCGCACGCTGACCAATGCCTTCGCCACCGGGCGCATCGCGCAGGCCTGGATGCTGACCGGCGTGCGCGGTGTCGGCAAGACGACGACGGCGCGCATCCTGGCGCGAGCGCTCAATTACAAGACCCCCGAGATCGACCAGCCCACCATCGCGCTGGAGGCGCCGGGTGAGCACTGCGAAGCCATCATGGAAGGCCGGCATGTCGACGTGGTCGAGATGGACGCGGCCTCCCATACGGGCATCGACGACATACGCGACATCATCGAGCAGGTGCGCTACGCGCCCGTGTCGGCCCGCTACAAGGTCTACATCATCGATGAGGTTCACATGCTCTCCAACCAGGCCTTCAACGGCCTGCTGAAGACGCTGGAAGAGCCGCCGCCGCATGTGAAGTTCATCTTCGCCACCACGGAGATCCGCAAGGTTCCGATCACCGTTCTGTCGCGCTGCCAGCGTTTCGACCTGCGCCGGGTCGATGCCGGCGTGCTGACCGCTCATCTGCGCGAGATCGCCACCCGTGAAGGCGTGACCGTCGAGGACGCGGCTCTGGCGATGATCGCGCGCGCGGCCGAGGGTTCGGTGCGCGATTCGCTCTCCATCCTGGATCAGGCCATTGCGCATTCGGCGGCGCAGGTCACCGCGCAGACCGTGCGCGACATGCTGGGCCTTGCCGACCGCGCCCGCGTGATCGACCTGTTCGAGCACTTGATGAAGGGGGACGTGGCCGCCGCCCTCGGCGAATTCCGCGCGCAGTACGATGCGGGCGCCGATCCGGCCACCGTGCTGACCGACCTTGCCGAGTTCAACCATCTGGTCACCCGCCTCAAATTCGTCGAGCAGGCGGCCGGCGACGCGTCGCTCAACGAAGACGAGCGCACGCGCGGGGCGGCCTTCGCGGGGCAGCTTTCGGTCCGGGTCCTGTCGCGCGCCTGGCAGATGCTCATCAAGGGCATTCAGGAAGTACAGCATTCCAACCGGCCGGTGGCAGCCGCCGAAATGGTGCTCATCCGCATCGCCCATGCGGCGCATTTGCCGACACTCGACGAAGCACTGAAATCGCTGGAGAGCGGGGCGGCCCCCAGGCCCGTGCCGCAGCCGCATGGAAACGGGGGCGGCGTGCCCGCCACCCATGGCGGAAACGGCGGCGCCCATGCGATTGCCACAGGCCGCGTGTCGGCTTCGGGCGGCGGGCAGACCATGAGGCTAGTGCAGGCCGAGGCGGTGGCGCCGCCGGCCGAGCCCGGCCCAACGCCTGTGGCCGAGCCCGCCATCGAGGAAGTTCCGCTCGGTTCGCTGGCCGACATCGCCGATCTGGCCGACGCACGCCGCGACATGGCCTTCAAGGTGCAGTTCAAGAATTGCGTGCGGCTCGTCCAGATCGAGCCGGGCAGGCTCGCGGTAAACCTGACGGAGGATGCGCCGAAGACGCTTTTGAACGACCTCACCACGCGCCTGATGGAGTGGACGGGCCGGCGCTGGGTCGTTTCGCTGTCGCGCGAGGGCGGCTCGCCGACACTGGCCGAGACCGAACAGGGCAAGCGTGAATCGGCCATTGCCGATGCGAAGGCAGACCCCGCGGTTGCGGCCATACTGAAGAAGTTTCCGGGTGCGCGGATCCTCGACATCCGCATACCCGACGCGGTTGCGGTCGACGACGAATTGCCGGTCGCGCCCGAGACGGACGACGACGATAATGAAATCTAG